The Streptomyces laurentii genome contains a region encoding:
- a CDS encoding thymidine phosphorylase (Glycosyl transferase family, a/b domain; pfam00591;~Glycosyl transferase family, helical bundle domain;pfam02885;~Pyrimidine nucleoside phosphorylase C-terminal domain; cl06734;~identified by MetaGeneAnnotator; putative;~thymidine phosphorylase [Amycolatopsis mediterranei U32];~thymidine phosphorylase; Reviewed; PRK05820) codes for MDVISVIRTKRDKGELSPEQIDWVIDAYTRGEVADEQMSALAMAILLNGMNRDEIARWTAAMIASGERMDFSSSLSRPTADKHSTGGVGDKITLPLAPLVAACGAAVPQLSGRGLGHTGGTLDKLESIPGWRALLSNEEMLSVLDGTGAVICAAGDGLAPADKKLYALRDVTGTVEAIPLIASSIMSKKIAEGTGSLVLDVKVGSGAFMKTIEDARELASTMVALGKDSGVRTAALLTDMSTPLGLTAGNALEVRESVEVLAGGGPADVVELTLALAREMLDAAGLKDADPAKALADGSAMDVWRRMIAAQGGDPDAALPVAREQHVVMAPATGVLTRLDAYDIGVAAWRLGAGRARKEDPVQAGAGVEMHAKPGDTVTAGRPLLTLHTDTPEKFDYALKSLESSFDIAPEGTSFTRKPIVLDRIA; via the coding sequence ATGGACGTCATCTCCGTCATCCGCACCAAGCGGGACAAGGGCGAGCTGAGCCCCGAGCAGATCGACTGGGTCATCGACGCCTACACCCGCGGGGAGGTCGCCGACGAGCAGATGTCCGCCCTGGCCATGGCGATCCTGCTGAACGGCATGAACCGCGACGAGATCGCCCGCTGGACCGCGGCCATGATCGCCTCCGGTGAGCGGATGGACTTCTCGTCCTCCCTGTCCCGCCCCACCGCCGACAAGCACTCCACCGGCGGCGTCGGCGACAAGATCACCCTGCCGCTCGCCCCGCTCGTCGCCGCCTGCGGCGCGGCCGTCCCGCAGCTCTCCGGCCGCGGCCTCGGCCACACCGGCGGCACCCTCGACAAGCTGGAGTCCATCCCCGGCTGGCGGGCACTGCTCTCCAACGAGGAGATGCTGTCCGTCCTCGACGGCACCGGCGCGGTCATCTGCGCGGCCGGCGACGGCCTCGCCCCGGCCGACAAGAAGCTCTACGCGCTCCGCGACGTCACCGGCACCGTCGAGGCCATCCCGCTGATCGCCTCCTCGATCATGTCGAAGAAGATCGCCGAGGGCACCGGCTCGCTGGTCCTGGACGTCAAGGTCGGCAGCGGCGCCTTCATGAAGACCATCGAGGACGCCCGCGAGCTGGCCTCCACCATGGTCGCGCTCGGCAAGGACAGCGGCGTCCGCACGGCCGCGCTGCTCACCGACATGTCCACCCCGCTCGGCCTGACCGCCGGCAACGCCCTCGAAGTCCGCGAGTCCGTCGAGGTCCTCGCGGGCGGCGGCCCGGCCGACGTCGTCGAGCTGACGCTCGCGCTCGCCCGCGAGATGCTCGACGCGGCCGGCCTGAAGGACGCCGATCCGGCGAAGGCGCTGGCCGACGGCTCCGCGATGGACGTCTGGCGCCGCATGATCGCCGCGCAGGGCGGCGACCCGGACGCGGCCCTCCCGGTCGCCCGCGAGCAGCACGTCGTCATGGCCCCGGCCACCGGTGTGCTCACCCGCCTGGACGCGTACGACATCGGCGTCGCCGCCTGGCGCCTGGGCGCCGGCCGCGCCCGCAAGGAGGACCCGGTGCAGGCCGGCGCGGGCGTCGAGATGCACGCCAAGCCGGGCGACACGGTGACCGCGGGCCGGCCGCTGCTGACGCTGCACACGGACACCCCGGAGAAGTTCGACTACGCCCTGAAGTCGCTGGAGTCGTCCTTCGACATCGCCCCGGAGGGCACCTCCTTCACGCGTAAGCCGATCGTCCTCGACCGCATCGCGTAA
- a CDS encoding RNA polymerase sigma-70 factor (DNA binding residues [nucleotide binding];~RNA polymerase factor sigma-70; Validated;~RNA polymerase sigma-70 factor [Streptomyces venezuelae ATCC10712];~Sigma-70 region 2; pfam04542;~Sigma70, region (SR) 4 refers to the most C-terminal of four conserved domains foundin Escherichia coli (Ec) sigma70, the main housekeeping sigma, and related sigma-factors (SFs). A SF isa dissociable subunit of RNA polymerase, it directs bacterial or...; cd06171;~SnoaL-like domain; pfam12680;~identified by MetaGeneAnnotator; putative) has protein sequence MDSMDLMTEDLEKYRRELTGYCYRMLGSAFEAEDAVQDTMVRAWRSLDSFEGRSSLRSWLYRIATNVCLDSLNAGNRRARPMDLSEPTPVAQARLNERPEITWLEPVPDGRVLPSVADPAETAVSRETVRLAFVAALQHLPPKQRAVLILREVLAWKASEVAELLGLTVASVNSALQRARATIQEQAPAVSDEANPLDEEQKALLDRYVAAFEGYDMQALTTLLHEDATMSMPPYDLWLRGHEDIVGWMLGVGEVCRGSKLVATVANGQPAFAHYHPDPEGGYAPWALIVLELHDGKIGGMDFFLDTKRWFPLFDLPDRLDAV, from the coding sequence GTGGACTCGATGGACCTGATGACGGAAGACCTGGAGAAGTACCGCAGGGAGCTGACCGGTTACTGCTACCGGATGCTCGGCTCCGCCTTCGAGGCGGAGGACGCGGTGCAGGACACCATGGTGCGGGCCTGGCGCTCGCTCGACTCCTTCGAGGGACGTTCCTCCCTGCGGTCCTGGCTCTACCGGATCGCCACCAACGTCTGCCTGGACTCGCTGAACGCGGGCAACCGGCGGGCCCGTCCCATGGACCTGAGCGAGCCGACGCCGGTGGCGCAGGCCCGGCTCAACGAACGCCCCGAGATCACCTGGCTGGAGCCGGTGCCGGACGGCCGCGTGCTGCCGTCGGTGGCCGACCCGGCGGAGACCGCGGTCTCGCGCGAGACGGTGCGGCTGGCGTTCGTGGCCGCCCTCCAGCACCTCCCGCCGAAGCAGCGCGCGGTACTGATCCTGCGCGAGGTGCTGGCCTGGAAGGCGAGCGAGGTCGCCGAACTCCTCGGCCTGACCGTCGCCTCCGTCAACAGCGCGCTCCAGCGGGCCCGGGCGACGATCCAGGAGCAGGCGCCGGCCGTGTCCGACGAGGCGAACCCGCTGGACGAGGAGCAGAAGGCGCTCCTCGACCGCTATGTGGCGGCCTTCGAGGGGTACGACATGCAGGCGCTCACCACGCTCCTGCACGAGGACGCCACCATGTCCATGCCGCCGTACGACCTGTGGCTGCGCGGCCACGAGGACATCGTGGGCTGGATGCTGGGCGTCGGCGAGGTGTGCCGCGGCTCGAAGCTGGTCGCGACCGTGGCGAACGGCCAGCCGGCGTTCGCGCACTACCACCCGGACCCGGAGGGCGGTTACGCCCCGTGGGCGCTGATCGTGCTCGAACTGCACGACGGCAAGATCGGCGGAATGGACTTCTTCCTCGACACCAAGCGCTGGTTCCCGCTGTTCGACCTGCCGGACCGGCTCGACGCCGTCTGA
- a CDS encoding cytidine deaminase (Cytidine deaminase zinc-binding domain. These enzymes are Zn dependent. The zinc ion in the active site playsa central role in the proposed catalytic mechanism, activating a water molecule to form a hydroxide ion that performs a nucleophilic attack on...; cd01283;~Moscow wildtype genome;~Zn binding site [ion binding];~catalytic motif [active];~cytidine deaminase [Synechocystis sp. PCC6803];~identified by MetaGeneAnnotator; putative;~similarto slr6034), with protein MTGLLEQADTGLSEAGWEALRAAAREAMAHAYAPYSGYPVGAAALVEDGRTVSGCNVENASFGLGLCAECGLVSRLQATGGGRLTHFACVDGRGEPLVPCGRCRQLLYEFGGPDLVLETPAGFMTLAGMLPQAFGPEHLTTGRTAADGKASDGQVADDPASDDQAS; from the coding sequence GTGACCGGCCTCCTGGAGCAGGCCGACACCGGTCTGTCCGAGGCCGGCTGGGAGGCCCTGCGGGCGGCCGCCCGCGAGGCGATGGCCCACGCCTACGCCCCGTACTCCGGCTACCCGGTCGGCGCGGCGGCCCTGGTCGAGGACGGCCGGACGGTCTCCGGCTGCAACGTCGAGAACGCGTCCTTCGGCCTCGGCCTGTGCGCCGAGTGCGGTCTGGTCTCGCGGCTCCAGGCGACCGGCGGCGGCCGGCTCACGCACTTCGCGTGCGTGGACGGCCGGGGCGAGCCCCTGGTGCCGTGCGGCCGGTGCCGGCAGCTCCTGTACGAGTTCGGGGGCCCCGACCTCGTCCTGGAGACGCCCGCCGGGTTCATGACCCTGGCCGGGATGCTGCCGCAGGCGTTCGGGCCGGAGCACCTGACCACGGGCCGTACGGCCGCGGACGGCAAGGCTTCGGATGGCCAGGTCGCGGACGACCCGGCCTCGGACGACCAGGCTTCGTAG
- a CDS encoding hypothetical protein (identified by MetaGeneAnnotator; putative;~sequence version:1): MSALAAEAGPEQGNGWDDLVRRWETMDWPEGCKVEIIEGIITAAPAPAARHGSITAKVHRWLVRGISDELNVYQSLALAIPEHSSLYIPDLAVVPEAIVDQGTGNSIPAATAELVVEVTSKGNANHDRVHKLRGYAMGGVPLYLLIDRWHAGRPTATLYGEPKNGLYRVLEVVEFGEKLSLPAPFGLTLDTAEFPVD, encoded by the coding sequence ATGAGCGCACTCGCGGCCGAGGCCGGACCCGAGCAGGGCAACGGCTGGGACGACCTGGTCCGTCGCTGGGAAACGATGGACTGGCCTGAGGGCTGCAAGGTGGAGATCATCGAGGGGATCATCACCGCGGCACCAGCACCCGCAGCCCGGCACGGCAGCATCACAGCCAAGGTCCACCGATGGCTGGTCCGGGGCATTTCCGACGAGCTGAACGTGTACCAGTCACTCGCCCTGGCGATTCCCGAGCATTCGAGTCTGTACATCCCCGACCTGGCGGTCGTTCCCGAAGCCATCGTGGACCAGGGGACGGGAAACTCCATCCCGGCCGCGACAGCCGAACTCGTCGTCGAGGTCACCTCGAAGGGCAACGCGAACCACGATCGGGTTCACAAGCTGCGTGGCTACGCCATGGGTGGCGTGCCCCTCTACCTGCTCATCGACCGCTGGCACGCGGGCCGTCCCACCGCCACGCTCTACGGCGAGCCGAAGAACGGCCTCTACCGTGTCCTGGAGGTCGTCGAGTTCGGCGAGAAACTGTCTCTCCCCGCCCCCTTCGGCCTCACCCTCGACACCGCCGAGTTCCCCGTCGACTGA
- a CDS encoding major facilitator superfamily protein (Arabinose efflux permease [Carbohydrate transport andmetabolism]; COG2814;~PFAM: major facilitator superfamily MFS_1; KEGG: sgr:SGR_2644 major facilitator superfamily permease;~The Major Facilitator Superfamily (MFS) isa large and diverse group of secondary transporters that includes uniporters, symporters, and antiporters. MFS proteins facilitate the transport across cytoplasmic or internal membranes of a variety of...; cd06174;~identified by MetaGeneAnnotator; putative;~major facilitator superfamily protein [Streptomyces flavogriseus ATCC33331];~putative substrate translocation pore), with product MPSASTKAAATHAVADSRKTPDSPAAQDASDARATSEARAIAEAAKAAEPRDTRLAPGAPGFRRLSLALFAAGVATFALLYSTQALLPAVSDAFGATASAASWTVSGATGALALCVLPLSALSERFGRRSMMTASLAVAVAVALLVPLAPNLETLILLRALQGAALAGVPASAMAFLAEEVRPRALIAAIGLFVAGNSIGGMSGRLLTGWVAQLWGWRAGLAAVGLLAVVCAVAFRFLIPPARHFTSVAQSPRTLARTVRGHLADPLLVRLYAIGALFMTVFGAVYTVIGYRLTEAPFSLPQGVVGSIFLVYLVGTVSSAAAGRLVGRMGRRGALYLAVSTTAAGLLLSLADTLPLVLAGLVLITAGFFAGHAVASSSVSRTAKTGRAQASALYQSAYYLGSSVGGTLGAVAFHAGGWGGTVAIGLVAVVGVVSVTLYGSHSARVAERRHRLAAV from the coding sequence ATGCCTTCCGCCAGTACCAAGGCGGCCGCCACCCACGCGGTCGCCGACTCCCGCAAGACCCCCGACTCTCCTGCCGCGCAGGACGCGAGCGACGCCCGCGCGACCTCCGAGGCCCGCGCCATCGCCGAGGCCGCCAAGGCCGCCGAGCCCCGCGACACCCGCCTCGCCCCCGGCGCCCCCGGTTTCCGCCGCCTCAGCCTCGCGCTGTTCGCCGCCGGAGTGGCCACCTTCGCCCTCCTCTACTCCACCCAGGCTCTGCTCCCGGCCGTCTCCGACGCGTTCGGCGCCACCGCCTCGGCCGCGTCCTGGACGGTCTCCGGCGCGACCGGCGCCCTGGCCCTGTGCGTCCTGCCGCTGAGCGCGCTGTCCGAGCGCTTCGGCCGCCGCTCGATGATGACGGCCTCGCTGGCGGTGGCCGTCGCCGTCGCCCTCCTCGTCCCGCTCGCCCCGAACCTGGAGACCCTGATCCTGCTGCGCGCGCTGCAGGGCGCGGCGCTGGCGGGTGTGCCGGCCTCGGCGATGGCGTTCCTGGCCGAGGAGGTGCGGCCGCGGGCGCTGATCGCGGCGATCGGCCTGTTCGTGGCGGGCAACTCGATCGGCGGCATGAGCGGCCGTCTCCTCACCGGCTGGGTGGCCCAGCTGTGGGGCTGGCGCGCGGGTCTGGCGGCGGTCGGTCTGCTGGCCGTGGTCTGCGCGGTCGCGTTCCGCTTCCTCATCCCGCCGGCGCGGCACTTCACGTCCGTCGCGCAGAGCCCGAGGACGCTGGCGCGCACCGTGCGCGGTCATCTGGCGGACCCGCTGCTCGTCCGGCTGTACGCGATCGGCGCGCTGTTCATGACGGTCTTCGGCGCCGTGTACACGGTGATCGGCTACCGCCTGACCGAGGCCCCGTTCTCGCTGCCGCAGGGCGTGGTCGGCTCGATCTTCCTGGTCTACCTGGTCGGTACGGTCTCGTCGGCGGCGGCCGGCCGGCTGGTCGGCCGCATGGGCCGGCGCGGCGCGCTCTACCTCGCCGTCTCCACGACGGCGGCCGGTCTGCTGCTGTCGCTCGCCGACACGCTGCCCCTCGTCCTCGCGGGCCTGGTCCTGATCACGGCCGGCTTCTTCGCCGGGCACGCGGTCGCCTCGTCCTCGGTGAGCCGCACGGCGAAGACGGGCCGCGCGCAGGCCTCGGCGCTCTACCAGTCGGCGTACTACCTGGGCAGCAGCGTGGGCGGCACGCTCGGCGCGGTCGCCTTCCACGCGGGCGGCTGGGGCGGGACGGTCGCGATCGGCCTGGTCGCGGTGGTCGGCGTCGTGTCGGTCACGCTGTACGGGTCGCACAGCGCGCGCGTCGCGGAGCGGCGGCACCGGCTGGCGGCCGTCTGA
- a CDS encoding hypothetical protein (identified by MetaGeneAnnotator; putative;~sequence version:1) has protein sequence MSADTVVWERLFHAYGAATDTRQILAGPLAAAEGHLWSAILHQGTVWPATPPVLAAVAGRLAEAPALGLAFIRDVAEAVRIGDEADELRARIAGADTAAWTAAYVAADEDDQVDLWDDGEAGDLVLVEAALACWDLLPELVAPVAAFLDDPDAEVRSAARATVTGLLAHPGAAVPAPGWPPDGPRA, from the coding sequence GTGAGCGCGGACACGGTGGTGTGGGAGCGGCTGTTCCACGCGTACGGGGCGGCGACCGACACCCGCCAGATCCTGGCCGGCCCGCTGGCGGCGGCCGAGGGCCACCTGTGGTCGGCGATCCTGCACCAGGGCACGGTCTGGCCGGCCACCCCGCCCGTCCTCGCGGCGGTGGCGGGCCGGCTGGCCGAGGCACCGGCCCTCGGGCTGGCGTTCATCCGGGACGTGGCCGAGGCCGTACGGATCGGGGACGAGGCCGACGAACTGCGAGCGCGAATCGCCGGGGCCGACACGGCGGCGTGGACGGCCGCGTACGTCGCGGCCGACGAGGACGACCAGGTCGACCTGTGGGACGACGGCGAGGCCGGTGACCTGGTCCTCGTCGAGGCGGCCCTGGCCTGCTGGGACCTGCTGCCGGAGCTGGTCGCGCCGGTGGCGGCGTTCCTGGACGACCCGGACGCGGAGGTCCGCTCGGCCGCGCGGGCCACGGTCACCGGACTTCTCGCCCACCCGGGCGCGGCAGTCCCCGCGCCCGGGTGGCCGCCGGACGGCCCGCGAGCGTGA
- a CDS encoding hydrolase (HAD-hyrolase-like; pfam13242;~Haloacid dehalogenase-like hydrolases. The haloaciddehalogenase-like (HAD) superfamily includes L-2-haloacid dehalogenase, epoxide hydrolase, phosphoserine phosphatase, phosphomannomutase, phosphoglycolate phosphatase, P-type ATPase, and many others; cd01427;~Predicted phosphatase/phosphohexomutase [General function prediction only];~hydrolase [Streptomyces griseus subsp. griseus NBRC13350];~identified by MetaGeneAnnotator; putative;~motif II) — MTLDRAELVIFDCDGVLVDSERIYCRVDRAVFARLGAEFSEEEMADLFVGSSKRQLTALVEERAGRRLQDGWELPFQHLYDEALDAELTAVDGVTEVLDALDVPFCLASNGGHTSIRRNLTRAGLLDRFEGRVFSAHDVAHGKPAPDLFLHAARAMGFPPERCAVVEDSSYGVQAARAAGMRVFGYAGGLTRAERLAGPGTHLFTHMRELPALLALVPGAGA, encoded by the coding sequence ATGACTCTTGATCGCGCCGAGCTGGTGATCTTCGACTGCGACGGTGTCCTCGTGGACAGCGAGCGGATCTACTGCCGAGTGGACCGGGCCGTGTTCGCCCGCCTCGGTGCCGAGTTCAGCGAGGAGGAGATGGCCGACCTGTTCGTCGGCTCCTCCAAGAGACAACTCACCGCCCTGGTCGAGGAACGCGCCGGCCGCCGCCTTCAGGACGGCTGGGAACTGCCCTTCCAGCACCTGTACGACGAGGCGCTGGACGCGGAACTGACCGCGGTCGACGGCGTCACCGAGGTCCTGGACGCCCTGGACGTGCCGTTCTGCCTCGCCTCCAACGGCGGCCACACCTCCATACGCCGCAACCTCACCCGCGCCGGCCTCCTCGACCGCTTCGAGGGCCGCGTCTTCAGCGCCCACGACGTCGCCCACGGCAAGCCCGCCCCCGACCTCTTCCTGCACGCGGCCCGCGCGATGGGCTTCCCGCCGGAGCGCTGCGCGGTCGTCGAGGACAGCTCGTACGGCGTTCAGGCGGCCCGCGCGGCGGGCATGCGCGTCTTCGGCTACGCCGGCGGCCTCACCCGCGCGGAACGCCTGGCCGGCCCCGGCACCCACCTCTTCACCCACATGCGGGAGCTGCCCGCGCTGCTGGCCCTGGTGCCGGGAGCGGGCGCGTGA
- a CDS encoding hypothetical protein (L,D-transpeptidase catalytic domain; pfam03734;~Putative peptidoglycan binding domain; pfam01471;~UniProt-pubmed:20624727; UniProt-pubmed:16956972; UniProt-pubmed:21463507; UniProt-pubmed:18375553; UniProt-pubmed:20581206; UniProt-pubmed:12000953; UniProt-pubmed:20064060; UniProt-pubmed:21551298;~identified by MetaGeneAnnotator; putative;~secreted protein [Streptomyces fulvissimus DSM40593]) — protein MRVTMNNTRATIRRRAGLGLAVTSLVVPLTVAVGSGTAQAASSCNVTTGPYQKQVEKFLGRTADGRQSAADCRAIQSFQRTHGITPTMGYAGPLTWRTMSTMLAQRAAGKNPNQAGKCPTNKGRIACVDLTRQLSWIQDGKKLKYGPVPVRTGRDGAETRTGSSKVYWRNIKHWSTLYDVWMPYAQFFDGGQAFHSVTKSMWNPPGSAGCVNMRPNDAKAYWNLLKNGDDVYVYGRKPGT, from the coding sequence TTGCGAGTCACCATGAACAACACGCGCGCGACGATACGGAGAAGAGCCGGACTCGGCCTCGCGGTCACGTCCCTGGTGGTGCCGCTGACCGTGGCCGTCGGCAGCGGCACGGCGCAGGCGGCGTCGTCCTGCAACGTGACGACCGGTCCGTACCAGAAGCAGGTGGAGAAGTTCCTCGGCCGGACCGCCGACGGCCGCCAGTCGGCCGCCGACTGCCGGGCGATCCAGAGCTTCCAGCGGACGCACGGCATCACCCCGACGATGGGCTACGCCGGGCCGCTGACCTGGCGCACCATGTCGACGATGCTCGCGCAGCGGGCGGCGGGCAAGAACCCGAACCAGGCCGGCAAGTGCCCGACGAACAAGGGCCGGATCGCCTGTGTCGACCTGACCCGGCAGCTCAGCTGGATCCAGGACGGCAAGAAGCTGAAGTACGGCCCGGTGCCGGTGCGCACCGGCCGCGACGGCGCGGAGACCCGTACCGGCTCCAGCAAGGTCTACTGGCGCAACATCAAGCACTGGTCGACGCTTTACGACGTCTGGATGCCGTACGCGCAGTTCTTCGACGGCGGGCAGGCGTTCCACTCGGTCACCAAGTCCATGTGGAATCCGCCGGGTTCGGCCGGCTGCGTCAACATGCGGCCGAACGACGCGAAGGCGTACTGGAATCTGCTGAAGAACGGCGACGACGTGTACGTGTACGGGCGCAAGCCCGGAACCTGA
- a CDS encoding sugar ABC transporter integral membrane protein (Branched-chain amino acid transport system / permease component; pfam02653;~TM-ABC transporter signature motif;~Transmembrane subunit (TM) of Treponema pallidum (Tp) RbsC-1, RbsC-2 and related proteins. This is a functionally uncharacterized subgroup of TMs which belong to a larger group of TMs of Periplasmic Binding Protein (PBP)-dependent ATP-Binding Cassette; cd06580;~identified by MetaGeneAnnotator; putative;~sugar ABC transporter integral membrane protein [Streptomyces venezuelae ATCC10712]) gives MSTGTVAKPSAAPSKGARRKLTWPWILLIVAAGIVLFSLVRAVSGADDLTSVGQVSGALQLAVPIGLAGLGGLWSERAGVVNIGLEGMMILGTWFGAWAGYQWGPWTGVVVGILGGALGGLLHAIITVTFNVNHIVSGVAINILALGFTKYLSNFTFAEVGDLGGSSKQSPHIDQITQITIPGLSDKLAELQDKHWFLVSDLAGILGGLVTNLSLLTIVAILLIPATWWVLWRTAFGLRLRSCGENPVAAESLGVNVYKYKYIAVAISGGLAGLGGAFLAIVSTGIYQEGQTGGRGYIGLAAMIFGNWMPGGMALGAGLFGFTDSLKLRGGAENVHALLLLVAVLLVIAMLWQLYKKKYAAAVVAAVFAAVFFLWYAFTDQVPSQFVDAAPYITTLLVLSLSAQRLRMPKADGLPYRKGQGK, from the coding sequence ATGAGCACCGGCACCGTCGCCAAGCCCAGCGCCGCCCCCAGCAAGGGCGCGCGCCGCAAGCTCACCTGGCCCTGGATCCTGCTGATCGTCGCGGCCGGAATCGTGCTCTTCTCGCTCGTCCGCGCCGTCTCCGGTGCCGACGACCTCACCTCGGTCGGCCAGGTCTCCGGCGCGCTGCAGCTCGCCGTGCCGATCGGCCTCGCCGGTCTCGGCGGTCTGTGGTCCGAGCGCGCGGGCGTCGTCAACATCGGCCTCGAAGGCATGATGATCCTCGGCACCTGGTTCGGTGCCTGGGCCGGCTACCAGTGGGGCCCGTGGACGGGTGTCGTCGTCGGCATCCTCGGCGGCGCGCTCGGCGGTCTGCTGCACGCGATCATCACGGTCACCTTCAACGTGAACCACATCGTGTCCGGTGTGGCGATCAACATCCTGGCGCTCGGCTTCACCAAGTACCTGTCGAACTTCACGTTCGCCGAGGTGGGCGACCTGGGCGGCTCCTCCAAGCAGTCCCCGCACATCGACCAGATCACCCAGATCACCATCCCGGGGCTCTCCGACAAACTGGCCGAGCTCCAGGACAAGCACTGGTTCCTGGTCTCCGACCTGGCCGGCATCCTCGGCGGCCTCGTCACCAACCTGTCGCTGCTGACCATCGTCGCGATCCTGCTGATCCCGGCGACCTGGTGGGTGCTGTGGCGCACGGCTTTCGGCCTGCGGCTGCGCTCCTGCGGCGAGAACCCGGTCGCGGCCGAGTCGCTGGGCGTCAACGTCTACAAGTACAAGTACATCGCGGTGGCGATCTCCGGCGGCCTCGCGGGCCTCGGCGGCGCGTTCCTCGCGATCGTCTCCACGGGCATCTACCAGGAGGGGCAGACCGGCGGCCGCGGTTACATCGGTCTCGCCGCGATGATCTTCGGCAACTGGATGCCGGGCGGCATGGCCCTCGGCGCCGGCCTGTTCGGCTTCACCGACAGCCTCAAGCTGCGCGGCGGTGCCGAGAACGTCCACGCGCTGCTGCTGCTCGTCGCCGTCCTGCTGGTCATCGCCATGCTGTGGCAGCTGTACAAGAAGAAGTACGCCGCGGCCGTCGTCGCCGCCGTCTTCGCGGCCGTCTTCTTCCTCTGGTACGCGTTCACCGACCAGGTCCCGAGCCAGTTCGTGGACGCCGCCCCGTACATCACCACGCTGCTCGTGCTGTCCCTGTCGGCGCAGCGGCTGCGGATGCCGAAGGCGGACGGACTGCCGTACCGGAAGGGCCAGGGCAAGTGA
- a CDS encoding hypothetical protein (identified by MetaGeneAnnotator; putative;~sequence version:1), protein MDDSRRLELRLGGPPAPDDVGRLCELLAAAPPTVVVCDVGGLDRAGLAAVDAVARLRLAARRGGHRLLFRGAGPELRGVLGLVGLGDLL, encoded by the coding sequence GTGGACGACTCCCGAAGACTCGAACTACGCCTCGGCGGCCCGCCCGCGCCCGACGACGTCGGACGGCTCTGCGAGCTGCTCGCCGCCGCCCCGCCCACCGTCGTCGTCTGTGACGTCGGCGGGCTCGACCGCGCCGGTCTCGCCGCCGTGGACGCCGTCGCCCGGCTCCGCCTCGCCGCCCGGCGGGGCGGCCACCGGCTGCTGTTCCGCGGCGCCGGGCCCGAGCTGCGCGGCGTACTCGGCCTCGTCGGGCTCGGCGATCTGCTGTGA